One Sandaracinaceae bacterium genomic window carries:
- a CDS encoding crotonase/enoyl-CoA hydratase family protein: protein MSEDRVLVKRDGPVAHVSLNRPEKRNGLDLAMFEGIIEAGKALKADPSVRAVVLSGEGPAFCAGLDFQAFMASGDVGKKLLERPDDSPANLAQRVGWIWQEVPVPVIAALHGFVFGGGLQIALGADVRYVHPETQLSVMEIRWGLIPDMGITKTLPGLVRPDVARELTFTGRRVSGEEAVQLGLATRLSAEPLKDALETAHAIAANSPHAIRNGKRLWQEAPSMSVADAFLRETELQLELLGSKNQMEAVTAGFAKRPPSFEDPD from the coding sequence ATGAGCGAAGACCGCGTCCTGGTGAAGCGCGACGGCCCCGTCGCCCACGTCTCCCTCAACCGCCCCGAGAAGCGCAACGGGCTCGACCTCGCGATGTTCGAGGGCATCATCGAGGCGGGCAAGGCGCTGAAGGCCGACCCCAGCGTCCGCGCGGTGGTGCTCTCGGGCGAGGGCCCGGCCTTCTGCGCGGGGCTCGACTTCCAGGCGTTCATGGCGTCGGGCGACGTGGGCAAGAAGCTCCTCGAGCGGCCCGACGACAGCCCGGCCAACCTCGCGCAGCGGGTCGGCTGGATCTGGCAGGAGGTGCCCGTCCCGGTCATCGCGGCGCTCCACGGCTTCGTCTTCGGCGGCGGCCTGCAGATCGCGCTCGGGGCGGACGTGCGCTACGTGCACCCCGAGACGCAGCTCAGCGTGATGGAGATCCGCTGGGGCCTCATCCCGGACATGGGCATCACCAAGACCCTGCCCGGGCTCGTGCGCCCCGACGTGGCGCGCGAGCTGACGTTCACGGGCCGCCGTGTCTCCGGGGAAGAGGCAGTGCAGCTCGGCCTCGCCACGCGGCTGAGCGCCGAGCCGCTGAAGGACGCGCTCGAGACGGCCCACGCCATCGCGGCGAACAGCCCGCACGCCATCCGCAACGGCAAGCGGCTCTGGCAGGAGGCGCCCTCGATGTCCGTGGCGGACGCGTTCCTGCGCGAGACCGAGCTGCAGCTCGAGCTGCTCGGCAGCAAGAACCAGATGGAGGCGGTCACGGCCGGCTTCGCCAAGCGCCCGCCGTCGTTCGAGGACCCCGACTGA
- a CDS encoding 1-acyl-sn-glycerol-3-phosphate acyltransferase — MAEETDSNQAAPPRSRVQAPDPPRRGKRQKAWLLRWLQPDGHEWGAHVSDYDPVRVEGLRRWLGAVFGPRRRYFRVEVAGWHHVPEAPAMVVSNHSGGTLFLDSWGLLWAWYTHFGTVRPIHPAAHEMLFSNSVTGEFFSSRGVVRGDRKVASRVLTQWKQDLLVMPGGDLDVWRPYKDRYHVQFAGRTGYARLALEANVPVIPVANAGAHETLMVLSDGRRFAEALRLPQIARAHIWPVHLSLPWGLAFGPLPHIPTPAKLRYRFAPPVYPAQVGVTGEGPVSAAQVAAFDELIRAGVQSQLDLLAHE, encoded by the coding sequence GTGGCGGAAGAGACGGATTCCAACCAAGCCGCGCCTCCTCGCAGCCGGGTCCAGGCCCCCGATCCGCCTCGGCGCGGCAAGCGCCAGAAGGCCTGGCTGCTCCGCTGGCTGCAGCCCGACGGACACGAGTGGGGCGCGCACGTCTCGGACTACGACCCGGTCCGGGTCGAGGGCCTGCGTCGCTGGCTCGGCGCGGTCTTCGGCCCTCGCCGCCGCTACTTCCGGGTCGAGGTGGCCGGCTGGCACCACGTGCCCGAGGCCCCCGCCATGGTGGTCAGCAACCACAGCGGCGGCACCCTCTTCCTCGACAGCTGGGGCCTCCTCTGGGCCTGGTACACGCACTTCGGCACCGTGCGCCCCATCCACCCCGCGGCCCACGAGATGCTCTTCAGCAACTCCGTCACCGGCGAGTTCTTCTCGTCGCGAGGCGTGGTCCGCGGCGACCGCAAGGTGGCGAGCCGGGTGCTGACCCAGTGGAAGCAGGACCTGCTCGTCATGCCGGGCGGCGACCTCGACGTCTGGCGGCCGTACAAGGACCGCTATCACGTGCAGTTCGCGGGGCGCACGGGCTACGCCCGGCTCGCGCTCGAGGCGAACGTGCCCGTGATCCCGGTGGCCAACGCGGGCGCGCACGAGACGCTGATGGTGCTCTCCGACGGGCGCCGCTTCGCCGAGGCGCTGCGGCTGCCGCAGATCGCCCGCGCGCACATCTGGCCCGTGCACCTGTCGCTGCCCTGGGGGCTCGCCTTCGGCCCGCTGCCCCACATCCCGACGCCCGCCAAGCTGCGCTATCGCTTCGCCCCGCCCGTGTACCCGGCCCAGGTCGGCGTGACGGGCGAGGGCCCGGTGTCAGCGGCGCAGGTCGCGGCGTTCGACGAGCTGATCCGCGCCGGCGTGCAGTCGCAGCTCGATCTCCTGGCCCACGAGTAG
- a CDS encoding hemerythrin domain-containing protein: MTTIFEKIRRDHEALRRAIREATEAIDPAGKVATLGRLTRALRIHDDAERSSIYTALLSHERGRELGTEASEMHRTLEVMVSDLVAMTPDTPDRDICLQELAQTLEHHFRWEQERLFPAAHFLFGASAQQRLGEIYDEAKRRAHDVAA; the protein is encoded by the coding sequence ATGACCACCATCTTCGAGAAGATCCGGCGCGACCACGAGGCCCTGCGACGCGCGATCCGCGAGGCGACCGAGGCCATCGACCCGGCCGGCAAGGTCGCCACCCTCGGCCGCCTCACGCGCGCGCTCCGTATTCACGACGACGCCGAGCGCAGCTCCATCTACACGGCCCTGCTCTCCCACGAGCGCGGCCGCGAGCTCGGCACGGAGGCCTCCGAGATGCACCGGACGCTCGAGGTGATGGTGAGCGACCTGGTCGCGATGACGCCCGACACGCCCGACCGCGACATCTGCCTGCAGGAGCTCGCGCAGACGCTCGAGCACCACTTCCGATGGGAGCAGGAGCGGCTCTTCCCCGCCGCGCACTTCCTCTTCGGCGCGAGCGCCCAGCAGCGGCTGGGCGAGATCTACGACGAAGCCAAACGCAGAGCGCACGACGTCGCGGCGTGA
- a CDS encoding alpha/beta hydrolase has product MSNEVETFDAFVARQRSERAASRPDGDGTRRTPVLHHLPRLADRLILGGLRFRGYTSRRLPTSVGMLHALEAKGGGELPPVLVLHGLSAAGQYYESVLRRVRPHVRRVIAPDMPGHGYSELPPSGLNHDTLGIGLREGLDQILDEPVVVFGNSLGGAAAVRYAVERPERVLGLFLAAPGGAPMGAEDLVDFVDDFMLSNHGKALDFVDRLFHRPHPMRHVLAWGVRQQFGRTGIEDLLRSLSPETLLKPEELEQLKMPVFVVWGEADRILRPEHRKFFEDHLPPHAEVHRIEEYGHAPHMSHPDCLTQRLIEFTRAVANQR; this is encoded by the coding sequence GTGAGTAACGAGGTGGAGACGTTCGACGCGTTCGTGGCGCGCCAGCGCAGCGAGCGCGCGGCGTCCCGACCGGACGGCGACGGCACGCGGCGCACGCCGGTCCTGCATCACCTGCCTCGGCTCGCCGACCGGCTGATCCTCGGCGGCCTGCGCTTCCGCGGGTACACGAGCCGTCGGCTGCCCACGTCGGTCGGCATGCTCCACGCGCTCGAGGCGAAGGGCGGCGGCGAGCTGCCCCCCGTGCTCGTCCTGCACGGCCTCAGCGCGGCCGGGCAGTACTACGAGAGCGTGCTCCGTCGGGTCCGCCCGCACGTGCGCAGGGTGATCGCGCCCGACATGCCGGGGCACGGCTACAGCGAGCTGCCGCCCTCGGGGCTGAACCACGACACGCTCGGGATCGGCCTGCGCGAGGGGCTCGACCAGATCCTCGACGAGCCCGTGGTCGTCTTCGGCAACTCCCTCGGGGGCGCGGCCGCGGTGCGCTACGCGGTCGAGCGGCCCGAGCGCGTGCTGGGCCTGTTCCTGGCCGCGCCGGGCGGGGCGCCGATGGGGGCGGAGGACCTGGTCGACTTCGTCGACGACTTCATGCTCTCCAACCACGGCAAGGCGCTCGACTTCGTCGACCGGCTCTTCCACCGCCCGCACCCCATGCGGCACGTGCTCGCGTGGGGCGTGCGGCAGCAGTTCGGGCGCACGGGCATCGAAGATCTCCTCCGCAGCCTCTCGCCCGAGACGCTGCTCAAGCCGGAGGAGCTCGAGCAGCTGAAGATGCCGGTGTTCGTGGTGTGGGGGGAGGCGGACCGCATCCTGCGGCCCGAGCACCGCAAGTTCTTCGAGGACCACCTGCCCCCCCACGCCGAGGTGCACCGCATCGAGGAGTACGGGCACGCGCCGCACATGAGCCACCCCGACTGCCTCACGCAGCGCCTGATCGAGTTCACGCGCGCGGTCGCCAATCAGCGGTAG
- a CDS encoding trypsin-like serine protease: MRRVWLMGGLLALGCAADTTMDALPPEAPEPLLGERSDEIVGGTITSARPEVGYISGCTATLVAPDVIITAAHCLGYRSATRRGSYGRFTILPASGGQRSFPIVRYRSYSRQLGRDDVALMQLGEPVPDALATPAGLADVEPPSGAGLTIFGFGCTTRGRRSDWRKRAFDFRQGERTSNLCPGDSGGPVMTDDGRVLRINSGYYLDRYGTDIYGMVPPNFGRLEAQVREWSAFDRTDPPPTPDPEPEPEPEPEPEPEPEPEPLPEDPCAAQPSCAPCAATSGCGWCGATDTCVSVDGHGRAASCAGDVALDTPQCRYDSCGIYEGFTDYTCRRTHTSFVRCRPGGTPEFLFCPSGYTCRPGSRYLMCYR; the protein is encoded by the coding sequence ATGCGACGAGTCTGGTTGATGGGCGGCCTGCTCGCGCTCGGCTGCGCGGCGGACACGACGATGGACGCGCTCCCACCCGAGGCGCCCGAGCCCCTCCTGGGCGAGCGCAGCGACGAGATCGTCGGCGGCACGATCACGTCCGCGCGGCCGGAGGTGGGCTACATCTCGGGCTGCACGGCCACGCTGGTGGCGCCCGACGTGATCATCACGGCCGCGCACTGCCTCGGCTACCGCAGCGCGACCCGGCGCGGGAGCTACGGGCGGTTCACCATCTTGCCCGCGAGCGGCGGGCAGCGCTCGTTCCCGATCGTGCGCTACCGGAGCTACAGCCGGCAGCTCGGCCGGGACGACGTGGCCCTGATGCAGCTCGGAGAGCCCGTGCCCGACGCGCTCGCGACCCCCGCCGGGCTCGCCGACGTGGAGCCCCCGAGCGGGGCGGGCCTGACCATCTTCGGCTTCGGCTGCACCACGCGCGGCCGCCGCAGCGACTGGCGCAAGCGCGCGTTCGACTTCCGGCAAGGCGAGCGCACGAGCAACCTCTGCCCCGGCGACTCGGGCGGGCCCGTGATGACCGACGACGGGCGCGTGCTCCGCATCAACAGCGGCTACTACCTCGACCGCTACGGTACCGACATCTACGGCATGGTGCCGCCGAACTTCGGCCGCCTCGAGGCGCAGGTCCGTGAATGGAGCGCCTTCGACCGCACCGATCCGCCCCCGACGCCTGATCCCGAGCCCGAGCCCGAGCCCGAGCCCGAGCCCGAGCCCGAGCCCGAGCCCGAGCCCCTGCCGGAAGACCCCTGCGCCGCCCAGCCGAGCTGCGCCCCGTGCGCGGCCACGAGCGGCTGCGGCTGGTGCGGCGCCACCGACACCTGCGTCTCGGTGGACGGTCACGGTCGCGCCGCGAGCTGCGCCGGGGACGTGGCCCTCGACACCCCGCAGTGCCGCTATGACTCGTGCGGCATCTATGAGGGCTTCACGGACTACACCTGCCGCCGCACCCACACGAGCTTCGTGCGCTGCCGCCCGGGTGGCACCCCCGAGTTCCTCTTCTGCCCCTCCGGCTACACCTGCCGGCCCGGGAGCCGCTACCTCATGTGCTACCGCTGA
- a CDS encoding multidrug efflux SMR transporter, translating to MAWVMIVVAGLFETAWVICLDQSDGFRKPAWVGAFLVTLAISMTLLGLGVRSLPTGAAYAAWVGIGAVGAILYGWLFLDEALTMWRALFLFGLVGCVVGVKLTSP from the coding sequence ATGGCGTGGGTGATGATCGTGGTCGCGGGGCTGTTCGAGACGGCCTGGGTGATCTGCCTCGACCAGAGCGACGGCTTTCGGAAGCCCGCGTGGGTCGGCGCGTTCCTGGTGACCCTGGCGATCAGCATGACGCTGCTCGGGCTCGGGGTGCGGAGCCTGCCGACGGGCGCGGCGTACGCGGCGTGGGTGGGCATCGGCGCGGTCGGCGCGATCCTCTACGGCTGGCTCTTCCTCGACGAGGCGCTGACGATGTGGCGCGCGCTCTTCCTGTTCGGGCTCGTGGGCTGCGTCGTCGGCGTGAAGCTCACGTCGCCGTGA
- a CDS encoding TlpA disulfide reductase family protein translates to MRTRTLILGFGALLALALFVPVSNLGPSLASARVGGRPPPFQLPAATGGPTSRQFRMSEHLGDDPVVILFWATWCQPCQQELPFYQAMYERYRERGLKIVAISMDSQATVMRAGPAARRLGVTFDVVTDLDTRVTTQLNPRRAAPFSIWVDRNGRITRESEGFSPAEQGALARGLAELVGN, encoded by the coding sequence ATGCGCACGCGCACCCTCATCCTCGGCTTCGGCGCCCTGCTCGCGCTGGCCCTCTTCGTCCCCGTGTCGAACCTCGGGCCCTCGCTGGCGTCGGCCCGGGTCGGCGGCCGGCCCCCGCCGTTCCAGCTCCCCGCGGCGACCGGAGGACCCACGTCGCGCCAGTTCCGGATGTCGGAGCACCTCGGCGACGACCCGGTGGTGATCCTCTTCTGGGCGACCTGGTGTCAGCCGTGTCAGCAGGAGCTGCCGTTCTACCAGGCGATGTACGAGCGCTACCGTGAGCGCGGCCTGAAGATCGTCGCCATCAGCATGGACTCGCAGGCGACGGTGATGCGCGCCGGCCCGGCCGCGCGCCGCCTCGGCGTGACGTTCGACGTGGTGACCGACCTCGACACCCGCGTCACCACCCAGCTCAACCCGCGCCGCGCGGCGCCTTTCAGCATCTGGGTCGATCGCAACGGCCGCATCACGCGCGAGAGCGAGGGCTTCTCGCCCGCCGAGCAAGGGGCGCTCGCCCGGGGCCTGGCCGAGCTCGTCGGCAACTGA
- a CDS encoding TlpA disulfide reductase family protein, with product MRFILCVSALSLGLLGCDGGDPPPADDDAGIVLPDSGSEPLACAPPDTGFGASEGSKFFPFTLQRCDGTPFSFYGEEEGYCDSTFTIVSIAAGWCGPCRVEAELMQRQLVEAYADQGVRVVVAVIQDNDYAAPTASFCQGWVDQYGLTNPVVYDPDQETQIYFPGNSLPAALIVDAEGTIRYREYGVSQELETMRAALEALLAE from the coding sequence ATGCGTTTCATTCTCTGCGTCTCCGCCCTCTCCCTCGGCCTCCTCGGTTGTGATGGCGGTGATCCGCCCCCGGCCGACGACGACGCGGGCATCGTGCTGCCCGACTCGGGTTCGGAGCCGCTCGCCTGCGCCCCGCCCGACACCGGCTTCGGCGCGTCCGAGGGGAGCAAGTTCTTCCCGTTCACGCTCCAGCGCTGTGACGGCACACCCTTCTCGTTCTACGGCGAAGAAGAGGGCTACTGCGACTCGACCTTCACCATCGTGTCCATCGCGGCCGGCTGGTGTGGCCCGTGCCGGGTCGAGGCGGAGCTGATGCAGCGGCAGCTGGTCGAGGCCTACGCCGACCAGGGCGTGCGCGTCGTCGTCGCCGTCATCCAGGACAACGACTACGCGGCGCCGACGGCGTCGTTCTGCCAGGGCTGGGTCGACCAGTACGGTCTGACCAACCCGGTGGTCTACGACCCGGATCAGGAGACGCAGATCTACTTCCCGGGCAACTCGCTCCCCGCCGCGCTGATCGTCGACGCCGAGGGCACCATCCGTTACCGCGAGTACGGCGTGAGCCAGGAGCTCGAGACGATGCGCGCCGCCCTCGAGGCGCTCCTCGCGGAGTAG
- a CDS encoding DUF4157 domain-containing protein, translated as MSDASERRLEPREGARVLDALLRCRVAGPDVCRRAVEEARLVVRQPRWSEVRGPTSLVAHVALASRADGIALGRRCFVRRVGPDGRVPLRLIAHEVTHVTQILREGTATFYARYAASYLAARARGWSDERAYLAIPYEIEARAVADSVT; from the coding sequence GTGAGCGATGCGTCCGAGCGGCGGCTCGAGCCCCGAGAGGGCGCTCGCGTGCTCGACGCGCTGCTGCGCTGCCGCGTCGCGGGGCCAGACGTGTGTCGCCGCGCGGTCGAGGAGGCGCGGCTCGTCGTGCGTCAGCCCCGCTGGAGCGAGGTCCGCGGGCCGACCTCGCTCGTGGCCCACGTCGCGCTCGCCTCCCGGGCCGACGGCATCGCGCTGGGCCGCCGCTGCTTCGTGCGCCGGGTGGGGCCCGACGGCCGGGTGCCCCTGCGGTTGATCGCGCACGAGGTGACGCACGTGACCCAGATCCTCCGCGAGGGCACGGCCACCTTCTACGCCCGCTACGCGGCCTCGTACCTCGCCGCGCGCGCCCGCGGCTGGAGCGACGAGCGCGCCTACCTCGCGATCCCCTACGAAATCGAAGCGCGCGCCGTCGCCGATTCCGTCACCTGA
- a CDS encoding peptide chain release factor 3, which yields MSKEHLRRRTFAIISHPDAGKTTLTEKLLLYGGAIHSAGAVKARRSQRSATSDWMELEKKRGISVTSSVLQFDFGGIRYNLLDTPGHQDFSEDTYRTLTAADCAIMLIDAAKGVEEQTKKLFHVCRMRGTPIVTFVNKLDRPARDPFELMSEVEDVLGLQTVPITWPVGSGELFRGVYDMQGKRVLTFERTAKNARKAPVKVGGIEDPKLGEILGEENAEELHGAVELLEGAGDDYDQARFLAGEISPVFFGSALTNFGVEPFLEDFADMCPPPGPRETSAGTISPSDDQFSAFVFKVQANMDPSHRDRIAFMRIVSGKFESGMRVHHFRMGKKIRLARAEQLFADERQTVHEAWAGDVVGLHDPGLFRIGDTLASDTPLTFDAVPRFSPEHFARLELVDPLKRKQLQKGLAQLSEEGTVQLFFEPGREKDPICGVVGQLQFDVLAYRLEHEYGAEVRLDRLGYSFARWVLEAETPDALKAARVPLAVTDVDGLPVALVRDQWELGRLQRDNEKWEFRETAPIRQGEA from the coding sequence ATGTCCAAAGAGCACCTCAGGCGACGCACGTTCGCCATCATCAGCCACCCCGACGCGGGCAAGACGACCCTCACCGAGAAGCTCCTTCTCTACGGTGGGGCGATCCACAGCGCGGGGGCGGTCAAGGCGCGGCGCTCGCAGCGCTCGGCGACGAGCGACTGGATGGAGCTCGAGAAGAAGCGCGGCATCAGCGTGACCTCGTCGGTCCTGCAGTTCGACTTCGGCGGTATCCGCTACAACCTCCTCGACACCCCGGGCCACCAGGACTTCTCCGAGGACACCTACCGCACGCTCACCGCGGCCGACTGCGCGATCATGCTGATCGACGCGGCGAAGGGCGTGGAGGAGCAGACGAAGAAGCTCTTCCACGTGTGCCGCATGCGAGGCACGCCCATCGTCACGTTCGTGAACAAGCTCGACCGGCCCGCGCGCGATCCCTTCGAGCTGATGAGCGAGGTCGAGGACGTGCTCGGCCTGCAGACCGTGCCGATCACCTGGCCCGTGGGGAGCGGCGAGCTGTTCCGCGGCGTCTACGACATGCAGGGCAAGCGCGTGCTGACCTTCGAGCGCACCGCGAAGAACGCGCGCAAGGCGCCCGTGAAGGTGGGCGGCATCGAGGACCCGAAGCTCGGCGAGATCCTCGGCGAGGAGAACGCGGAGGAGCTGCACGGCGCGGTGGAGCTGCTCGAGGGCGCGGGCGACGACTACGACCAGGCGCGCTTCCTCGCGGGCGAGATCAGCCCGGTCTTCTTCGGCTCCGCGCTGACCAACTTCGGGGTCGAGCCCTTCCTCGAGGACTTCGCGGACATGTGCCCGCCGCCCGGGCCGCGCGAGACGAGCGCGGGCACGATCTCGCCCTCGGACGATCAGTTCAGCGCCTTCGTGTTCAAGGTGCAGGCGAACATGGACCCCTCGCACCGCGACCGCATCGCGTTCATGCGAATCGTCAGCGGCAAGTTCGAGAGCGGCATGCGCGTGCACCACTTCCGCATGGGCAAGAAGATCCGGCTCGCGCGCGCCGAGCAGCTCTTCGCCGACGAGCGCCAGACGGTGCACGAGGCGTGGGCGGGCGACGTGGTCGGCCTCCACGATCCCGGCCTCTTCCGGATCGGCGACACGCTCGCCTCCGACACCCCGCTCACCTTCGACGCGGTGCCGCGCTTCAGCCCCGAGCACTTCGCGCGGCTCGAGCTGGTCGATCCGCTCAAGCGCAAGCAGCTCCAGAAGGGCCTCGCGCAGCTCTCCGAGGAGGGCACCGTGCAGCTCTTCTTCGAGCCCGGGCGCGAGAAGGACCCGATCTGCGGCGTGGTCGGTCAGCTCCAGTTCGACGTGCTCGCCTACCGGCTCGAGCACGAGTACGGCGCGGAGGTCCGCCTCGACCGCCTCGGCTACTCCTTCGCCCGCTGGGTGCTGGAGGCCGAGACGCCCGACGCGCTCAAGGCCGCCCGCGTGCCGCTGGCCGTGACCGACGTCGACGGCCTGCCCGTCGCGCTGGTCCGCGACCAGTGGGAGCTGGGGCGCCTGCAGCGCGACAACGAGAAGTGGGAGTTCCGGGAGACGGCGCCGATCCGTCAGGGCGAGGCCTGA
- a CDS encoding molybdopterin-dependent oxidoreductase, whose translation MADAPPPLWKLSRRDWLRIGLGASAAGAVGLGVGFWAGGKVERRKMRVPPREQPFSPNVFLAIDTDGTTTLWLTRSEMGQGVYTALPRILADELEADWAKVRVEQAPGSPTFGAQTTVASASVRSLYPELRRAGAAAREMLVTAAAQTWEVDRAECRAAAGFVVHAPTGRQLAYGTLAARAGELDVPSDPPLKDPADFRYIGRPARRLDAAAKSDGSAVYGLDVRVAGMRFATLVRPPSFGARLASSDEAAARAVSGVLEVVEAEGGVVVIAQSTWAAFAGARALAPTWSEGSHEDLSNARVAERLAAAVTGGAEARREGDVEAALAAAATRLETEYAFPYLAHACMEPINATARIGETRCEVWAPTQDPQRVQQLAADATGLPIQDCHVHVPFLGGGFGRRTVPVEVEQVLRIAQRTRPHAVQLVWTREEDVRNDFYRPAALHRFEVGLDEDGAILGWRNRIATTTQAEGVDRLAIEGAEETPYAAAAVDVTWAGVELPLATGIWRSVGHSYNAFAVESMIDECAHAAGVDPLDYRLARLGDRPTHRALLERVRAMSGWGAAPEGRAKGVAVHECYGSYCAMVAEVGLDGSRPRVHRVWAAVECGQVVDPDGVAAQIEGSVVFGLSAALDGELRIEGGRIVTSNFHDYPILRMDEMPAVEVVCLASDRPPSGVGEIGVPPIAPAVTNALFALTAQRVRRLPIRLDLTAT comes from the coding sequence ATGGCTGACGCGCCGCCGCCGCTCTGGAAGCTCTCTCGCCGCGACTGGCTTCGGATCGGCCTCGGGGCCAGCGCCGCCGGCGCGGTGGGGCTCGGGGTCGGGTTCTGGGCCGGGGGCAAGGTGGAGCGGCGCAAGATGCGTGTCCCGCCGCGGGAGCAGCCCTTCAGCCCGAACGTCTTCCTCGCCATCGACACCGACGGCACCACCACGCTGTGGCTGACGCGCTCCGAGATGGGGCAGGGCGTCTACACCGCGCTGCCGCGCATCCTCGCGGACGAGCTCGAGGCGGACTGGGCGAAGGTGCGCGTCGAGCAGGCGCCGGGGAGCCCGACGTTCGGGGCCCAGACCACCGTGGCGAGCGCGAGCGTGCGCAGCCTCTATCCGGAGCTGCGGCGCGCGGGCGCGGCGGCGCGCGAGATGCTCGTCACCGCGGCCGCGCAGACCTGGGAGGTCGACCGCGCGGAGTGCCGCGCCGCGGCGGGCTTCGTCGTGCACGCGCCGACCGGGCGGCAGCTCGCGTACGGCACGCTCGCGGCCCGGGCGGGCGAGCTCGACGTCCCCTCGGATCCGCCGCTCAAGGATCCCGCCGACTTCCGCTACATCGGGCGGCCCGCGCGGCGGCTCGACGCGGCGGCGAAGTCCGACGGGAGCGCGGTCTACGGCCTCGATGTGCGGGTGGCGGGCATGCGCTTCGCGACCCTGGTGCGCCCGCCCTCGTTCGGCGCGCGGCTCGCCTCGTCCGACGAGGCCGCGGCCCGCGCCGTGTCCGGCGTGCTCGAGGTCGTCGAGGCCGAAGGCGGCGTCGTGGTCATCGCACAGAGCACCTGGGCCGCGTTCGCCGGCGCCCGCGCGCTCGCGCCGACGTGGAGCGAGGGATCGCACGAAGACCTGTCGAACGCGCGGGTCGCCGAGCGCCTCGCGGCGGCCGTCACCGGAGGGGCGGAGGCGCGGCGTGAGGGAGACGTCGAGGCCGCGCTCGCCGCCGCGGCCACCCGGCTCGAGACCGAGTACGCCTTTCCCTACCTCGCGCACGCGTGCATGGAGCCCATCAACGCGACGGCCCGGATCGGCGAGACGCGCTGCGAGGTGTGGGCGCCGACCCAGGACCCCCAGCGCGTGCAGCAGCTCGCGGCCGACGCGACGGGCTTGCCCATCCAGGACTGCCACGTGCACGTCCCTTTCCTCGGCGGCGGCTTCGGTCGGCGCACCGTCCCGGTGGAGGTCGAGCAGGTGCTCCGCATCGCGCAGCGCACCCGGCCGCACGCGGTGCAGCTCGTCTGGACGCGCGAAGAGGACGTCCGGAACGACTTCTATCGCCCCGCGGCGCTGCACCGCTTCGAGGTCGGGCTCGACGAGGACGGCGCCATCCTCGGCTGGCGGAACCGCATCGCCACGACGACCCAGGCCGAGGGCGTCGACCGGCTCGCGATCGAGGGCGCGGAGGAGACGCCCTACGCCGCCGCCGCGGTCGACGTGACGTGGGCGGGCGTCGAGCTGCCGCTCGCCACGGGCATCTGGCGCAGCGTCGGCCACAGCTACAACGCGTTCGCGGTGGAGTCGATGATCGACGAATGCGCGCACGCGGCAGGGGTCGACCCGCTCGACTACCGCCTCGCGCGTCTCGGTGACCGCCCGACCCACCGGGCGCTCCTCGAGCGCGTGCGCGCCATGAGCGGGTGGGGCGCCGCGCCGGAGGGCCGCGCGAAGGGCGTCGCGGTGCACGAGTGCTACGGGAGCTACTGCGCCATGGTCGCCGAGGTGGGGCTGGACGGCTCGCGCCCTCGCGTGCATCGGGTCTGGGCCGCGGTCGAGTGCGGCCAGGTCGTGGACCCGGATGGAGTGGCGGCGCAGATCGAGGGCAGCGTCGTCTTCGGGCTCAGCGCCGCGCTCGACGGTGAGCTGCGCATCGAGGGCGGACGGATCGTCACCAGCAACTTCCACGACTACCCGATCCTGCGCATGGACGAGATGCCCGCCGTCGAGGTCGTCTGCCTCGCCTCGGATCGCCCTCCGTCGGGCGTCGGCGAGATCGGCGTGCCGCCCATCGCGCCCGCGGTGACGAACGCGCTCTTCGCGCTGACCGCTCAGCGCGTGCGGCGCCTGCCCATCCGGCTCGACCTCACGGCGACGTGA
- a CDS encoding hemerythrin domain-containing protein, translating to MPTPVEKPRDPLRETEPELAVPLARTDSSAEARAVFAPLCAEHDLKRCLLRAFSLAEASTQHQPGVRQRALGQLQRFVRIHDRAEHTTVYAALLAQPRTRRLAQVAIEEHHALDAALSDLAEAVAAGAAQEIGERMGRYRDLLTVHLLREENELFPLAYQVLGSERCLRMVRRFRDVRQAAQRLEE from the coding sequence GTGCCCACCCCTGTCGAGAAGCCGAGAGATCCCCTGCGAGAGACCGAGCCCGAGCTGGCCGTGCCGCTGGCGCGCACCGACTCGAGCGCGGAGGCGCGCGCCGTGTTCGCGCCGCTCTGCGCCGAGCACGACCTCAAACGATGTCTGCTGCGGGCGTTCTCCCTCGCGGAGGCGTCGACGCAGCACCAGCCCGGGGTGCGTCAGCGCGCGCTCGGCCAGCTGCAACGCTTCGTGCGGATTCACGACCGGGCCGAGCACACGACCGTGTACGCCGCGCTGCTCGCCCAGCCTCGCACGCGCCGGCTCGCGCAGGTCGCCATCGAGGAGCACCACGCGCTCGACGCGGCGCTCAGCGACCTGGCCGAGGCGGTCGCGGCGGGCGCAGCGCAGGAGATCGGAGAGCGCATGGGCCGCTACCGGGATCTGCTCACCGTGCACCTGCTCCGCGAGGAGAACGAGCTGTTCCCCCTCGCGTATCAGGTGCTCGGGTCGGAGCGGTGCCTGCGCATGGTGCGGCGCTTCCGCGACGTGCGGCAGGCCGCGCAGCGCCTCGAGGAGTGA